In the Gloeomargarita sp. SKYB120 genome, one interval contains:
- a CDS encoding ribose-phosphate pyrophosphokinase, with protein sequence MPVSTDHGRLRLFAGSANVPLAEEIARYLGVDLGPIVRKRFSDGELYVQIQESVRGCDVYLLQPTCHPVNDHLMELLIMIDACRRASARQITAVIPYYGYARADRKTAGREAITAKLVANLITEAGASRILAMDLHVAQIQAYFDIPFDHVYASNVLQQYILSKGLTDFVVVSPDVGGVARARAFAKKLNDAPLAIIDKRRQGHNVAEVLNVIGDVRGKTAILVDDMIDTGGTMTEGARLLMEHGAQAVYACATHAVFSGQAPQVLANSVFTEVIVTNTIPVPPEKRFPQLKILSVANVIGEAIWRVHEDSSVSSMFR encoded by the coding sequence ATGCCAGTTTCGACCGACCATGGTCGCCTACGCCTGTTTGCAGGTTCAGCTAACGTTCCTTTGGCGGAGGAAATCGCTCGGTATCTGGGCGTAGATTTGGGGCCAATTGTCCGCAAGCGCTTTTCGGATGGTGAGTTATACGTCCAGATTCAGGAATCCGTACGGGGTTGTGATGTCTATCTGCTGCAACCGACCTGCCATCCCGTTAATGACCACCTGATGGAATTGCTGATCATGATTGATGCGTGTCGGCGAGCCTCCGCACGGCAAATTACCGCCGTGATTCCCTATTACGGCTATGCACGCGCCGACCGCAAAACTGCTGGCCGTGAAGCGATTACGGCAAAACTGGTGGCGAATTTGATTACCGAAGCGGGGGCTAGCCGGATTCTGGCAATGGATTTGCACGTGGCTCAGATTCAGGCCTACTTTGACATTCCCTTTGACCATGTCTATGCCAGCAATGTCCTGCAACAGTACATCCTCAGCAAGGGGTTGACCGACTTTGTGGTGGTGTCACCGGATGTAGGTGGTGTCGCCCGAGCCAGGGCCTTTGCCAAGAAATTAAACGATGCCCCCCTCGCGATCATCGACAAGCGGCGCCAGGGGCACAATGTGGCCGAGGTATTGAATGTGATCGGGGATGTGCGGGGCAAGACGGCAATTCTAGTGGATGACATGATTGACACTGGCGGCACGATGACCGAGGGGGCGCGGTTGCTGATGGAACACGGGGCGCAAGCAGTCTATGCCTGTGCTACCCATGCCGTCTTTTCTGGACAGGCGCCCCAGGTGCTTGCTAACAGTGTATTTACGGAGGTGATTGTGACCAATACGATTCCGGTGCCACCAGAGAAGCGGTTCCCCCAGTTAAAAATTTTGTCGGTGGCGAATGTGATTGGCGAAGCCATCTGGCGGGTGCACGAGGACAGTTCCGTCAGTAGCATGTTCCGTTAG
- a CDS encoding CAAD domain-containing protein, which yields MESETHPLENHDQETPPVTASPQAETAEADHVTPPKSKAGAVVDSLRHTLADSLSFLGPTWEKVQSFFSEQRKTISLAVVIALALLVLALVSGVLGIINAIPLLPAVLELLGLWYILRYLLMAESRKAVVQELSEFISKVTGQQS from the coding sequence ATGGAATCTGAAACCCATCCGCTCGAAAACCATGACCAAGAAACGCCACCCGTGACGGCATCTCCCCAGGCGGAGACAGCAGAAGCAGACCATGTCACGCCGCCGAAAAGCAAGGCAGGTGCAGTAGTGGACTCGCTACGACACACGCTGGCGGATTCCCTCAGTTTTCTGGGGCCGACCTGGGAAAAGGTGCAGAGCTTTTTTAGCGAACAGCGCAAGACTATTAGTTTGGCGGTGGTCATTGCCCTGGCGCTACTGGTTCTGGCGTTGGTGTCGGGGGTGCTGGGGATCATCAATGCCATCCCGCTGTTACCAGCAGTCCTGGAACTATTGGGGTTATGGTATATCCTGCGTTACCTGCTGATGGCGGAATCCCGCAAGGCAGTGGTGCAGGAACTCAGCGAATTTATTAGTAAAGTCACGGGTCAACAGTCGTAA